Proteins encoded by one window of Swingsia samuiensis:
- a CDS encoding GNAT family N-acetyltransferase → MQDKEKWVVTLHSSIHDIGISAWDACAGSDNPFVSFGFLSALEDSGSVSQQNGWLVRHIALRNEDGPILAVAPLYGKLHSWGEYVFDHSWAQAYEAAGGRYYPKFQCAVPFSPVPGPRLLVRPDVENKEEIAVALATGMVRAAEELSLSSVHATFCDDFSLKSFEKAGYLKRVGVQYHWYNEGYQSFDDFLNNLSSRKRKNIRKERKIAHEHGLTFVVKQGHEITARDWAYFYKFYLGTVDKKWGSAYLTQDFFLLMAERLGNKVVLMLAEQEGEPVAGALNLMGEDTLFGRNWGSVGEWPFLHFELCYYSAIDFAIANNLSKVEAGAQGEHKIQRGYLPSYTYSAHAIIDAQLRKAVKAFLEQEAELIKQEAQVLAEYSPYRSNKEESL, encoded by the coding sequence ATGCAGGATAAAGAGAAGTGGGTTGTGACGCTTCATTCATCGATTCACGATATTGGAATATCGGCTTGGGATGCGTGTGCGGGCTCCGATAATCCATTTGTTTCGTTTGGTTTTTTATCTGCACTGGAAGATAGTGGCTCCGTATCGCAGCAAAATGGCTGGTTGGTAAGGCATATTGCGTTAAGAAATGAAGATGGCCCGATTTTAGCGGTGGCCCCGTTATATGGAAAACTACACTCTTGGGGAGAGTATGTTTTTGATCATAGCTGGGCTCAAGCGTATGAGGCGGCAGGAGGACGATATTATCCGAAGTTTCAGTGTGCTGTTCCGTTTTCTCCGGTTCCAGGACCACGTTTGCTGGTTAGACCAGATGTGGAAAATAAAGAAGAAATAGCAGTGGCTTTAGCTACAGGTATGGTTCGGGCTGCTGAAGAGCTTAGTCTATCGTCCGTGCATGCTACTTTTTGTGATGATTTTTCGTTAAAGTCTTTTGAAAAAGCGGGTTATTTGAAAAGAGTTGGTGTTCAGTATCATTGGTATAATGAAGGTTATCAATCTTTTGATGATTTTTTGAATAATTTATCGTCGAGAAAAAGAAAAAACATTCGTAAGGAACGAAAAATTGCTCATGAGCATGGTTTAACATTTGTTGTTAAGCAAGGTCATGAAATAACCGCAAGAGATTGGGCGTATTTTTATAAATTTTATTTGGGAACAGTCGATAAGAAATGGGGAAGTGCTTATTTAACGCAAGACTTCTTTTTATTAATGGCAGAAAGGTTAGGGAACAAAGTCGTTTTAATGTTAGCTGAACAAGAGGGAGAACCCGTTGCGGGTGCTCTCAATCTTATGGGGGAGGATACATTATTTGGGCGTAACTGGGGGAGTGTCGGGGAATGGCCTTTTTTGCATTTTGAATTATGTTACTATAGCGCAATAGATTTTGCTATCGCGAATAATCTTTCTAAGGTAGAAGCTGGAGCGCAAGGTGAACATAAGATACAGCGAGGGTATCTGCCGAGTTATACCTATTCAGCTCACGCTATTATTGATGCACAGTTAAGAAAAGCAGTGAAGGCTTTTTTAGAGCAAGAAGCAGAGTTGATAAAACAGGAAGCACAGGTTTTAGCGGAATACTCACCATATCGATCTAACAAAGAAGAATCGCTCTAA
- a CDS encoding MetQ/NlpA family ABC transporter substrate-binding protein: protein MAFSSPSSRRHFLTLLGGGVVGLSLIKPAFADTPTTLKIGIMSGEDEDIWKVVSQNAAKRGLNLQIVTFSDYNAPDEALAEHELNANAFQHGPFLKAQLAAHSNFHIVPVGNTYVSPIGLYSKKWHSIKELPQNATIGVPNDPSNEGRALKLLETLGVIKVSPDAGLTPTALDITDNPKNITIRELDAGVVGRTLPDLDAAIVNTDWAIKSGIDIKKEKIAQESMTNNPYACFISVNQEDEHAPWVKPLVESYQQPNVRQALLDVYHGANVPAWQ, encoded by the coding sequence ATGGCTTTCTCTTCACCTTCCAGCCGTCGGCATTTTCTTACCCTTTTGGGTGGAGGAGTCGTAGGACTATCTCTTATTAAACCAGCTTTTGCTGATACTCCTACCACTCTTAAAATAGGAATTATGTCGGGAGAAGATGAAGACATTTGGAAAGTTGTGAGTCAAAATGCCGCCAAACGCGGTTTAAACTTACAAATCGTCACATTCTCTGATTATAATGCACCTGACGAAGCTTTAGCTGAGCATGAATTAAACGCTAATGCTTTCCAGCACGGCCCTTTCCTTAAAGCTCAGTTGGCAGCGCATAGTAATTTCCACATTGTTCCGGTCGGGAACACCTATGTATCTCCAATCGGTCTTTACTCAAAAAAATGGCATAGTATTAAAGAACTTCCTCAAAATGCAACCATTGGTGTTCCTAATGACCCCAGCAATGAAGGCCGCGCACTCAAACTTCTAGAAACTCTCGGCGTCATAAAAGTATCCCCTGATGCAGGTTTAACGCCAACCGCTCTGGATATTACCGACAACCCCAAAAACATCACGATCCGTGAATTAGATGCAGGCGTCGTTGGCCGCACATTGCCAGATCTTGATGCAGCCATTGTAAATACTGACTGGGCTATTAAATCCGGCATCGACATCAAAAAGGAAAAAATTGCTCAAGAAAGTATGACCAATAACCCATACGCATGCTTTATCTCTGTCAATCAAGAAGATGAACATGCACCTTGGGTTAAACCGCTTGTTGAATCCTACCAACAGCCTAATGTTCGTCAGGCTCTTCTAGACGTTTATCATGGCGCCAATGTTCCGGCATGGCAGTAA
- a CDS encoding methionine ABC transporter ATP-binding protein: MAVMEPVLDVKHVNHRFGHHVALTDINFSIQRGEIVGIIGRSGAGKSTLLRCLCGLEKPTQGQILLNEVNLVTQSESQLVQLRRKIGLIFQHFNLLESRTVFKNIVLPLQIANWPKSKQAERVHELISLVGLKGHENKKPSQLSGGQKQRVGIARALAANPDLLLCDEATSALDPESTTAILDLLSEINQKLGLTIVLITHEMDVVRHFAQRVLVLDHGRLIADGSMGELLTTPSEQSIIVKLQDETKPNLPQEINEKLHHDDKAGKVTVVRITFPENEVFKPFLSNMTKTFETDITIFQGGITSFGDTTTGEMIIGLSGRNIAAAEAFLEANMKKIERLGYVTPDY, from the coding sequence ATGGCAGTAATGGAGCCGGTTCTTGATGTAAAACACGTTAACCATCGGTTTGGGCACCATGTTGCCCTTACTGATATTAACTTTTCAATTCAGCGTGGTGAAATCGTTGGCATTATCGGTCGATCAGGGGCAGGGAAATCAACCTTATTGCGTTGTTTATGCGGCCTTGAAAAACCAACTCAAGGCCAAATTCTCCTCAATGAGGTCAACCTCGTTACCCAAAGCGAAAGTCAACTGGTGCAATTACGCCGGAAGATCGGCTTAATCTTCCAACATTTCAACCTGCTTGAATCTCGCACTGTTTTCAAAAATATTGTTCTTCCTCTTCAAATTGCTAATTGGCCCAAAAGCAAACAAGCCGAGCGCGTTCACGAACTTATATCTCTCGTTGGCTTAAAAGGGCATGAAAACAAAAAGCCCTCACAGCTATCAGGTGGGCAGAAACAACGTGTTGGGATCGCTCGTGCTTTAGCTGCTAATCCTGACCTACTTTTGTGTGATGAGGCTACGTCAGCTCTTGATCCCGAAAGTACAACTGCAATCTTGGATCTCCTGTCGGAAATCAATCAAAAATTAGGACTAACGATTGTCTTAATTACACATGAGATGGATGTTGTGCGCCATTTCGCACAACGCGTGCTTGTTCTGGATCATGGACGCCTCATTGCTGATGGCTCAATGGGCGAATTGCTTACAACACCTTCAGAGCAATCCATCATTGTAAAACTTCAAGATGAAACGAAACCCAATCTTCCCCAAGAGATTAATGAGAAACTGCATCATGACGATAAAGCAGGAAAAGTCACAGTCGTCCGAATCACTTTCCCAGAGAATGAAGTTTTTAAACCATTCTTGTCTAATATGACAAAAACTTTTGAAACAGATATTACTATCTTTCAGGGTGGGATTACCAGCTTTGGAGACACAACCACTGGTGAAATGATTATTGGCCTTTCTGGGCGAAATATCGCAGCAGCAGAAGCATTTCTAGAAGCTAATATGAAAAAAATTGAAAGACTGGGTTATGTCACGCCTGATTATTAA
- a CDS encoding methionine ABC transporter permease gives MSRLIINLIFQSTLQTLEMVFASAAISVILGLPLALFMTATGSAKLYKVPFLGTFVSLVVDAIRAIPFIILLVLLIPFTRFLIGTSLGTAAAIVPLSIAAIPYYARIAEVSLREVDKGLIEAVKAMGGTRFMIIKYVLIPEALPGLVAGITVTIVSLIGASAMAGAIGAGGLGDLAIRYGYQRFNTTIMLSVVAVLIALVSLIQFCGNYISKKLS, from the coding sequence ATGTCACGCCTGATTATTAATCTCATTTTCCAATCCACTCTTCAAACTCTTGAAATGGTTTTTGCCTCCGCTGCAATCTCTGTCATCCTTGGGCTTCCTCTTGCTTTGTTCATGACCGCAACTGGCTCTGCCAAGCTTTATAAAGTACCGTTTCTTGGCACGTTCGTTAGCTTAGTCGTGGATGCTATTCGTGCTATTCCCTTCATTATCCTTCTCGTTCTTCTTATTCCCTTTACACGTTTCTTAATTGGGACATCTTTAGGGACTGCAGCAGCTATCGTTCCCCTTTCCATTGCCGCTATCCCATACTACGCGCGCATTGCTGAAGTCTCTTTGCGTGAGGTGGATAAAGGTCTGATTGAAGCCGTAAAAGCGATGGGAGGCACGCGTTTCATGATCATTAAATATGTTTTGATCCCTGAAGCGCTTCCTGGTCTTGTTGCAGGAATAACTGTCACAATCGTCTCTCTCATTGGCGCCTCAGCTATGGCAGGAGCCATTGGTGCAGGAGGTTTAGGAGACTTAGCTATTCGTTATGGCTATCAACGCTTTAATACGACGATCATGCTCAGTGTTGTGGCGGTCTTAATTGCTCTTGTCAGTCTTATTCAGTTTTGCGGTAACTATATTTCTAAAAAATTAAGCTGA
- a CDS encoding RidA family protein has translation MSQTPEERLAALDITLPQAAAPVANYVTTVRTGNQLIVSGQLPLVDGKLLIVGKLGAEVSNHAGVACARACLINVISQAKSALDGDLTRIKRVVRLGGFIACVPEFTEHAVVMNGASDLAVDVFGDAGRHARSTIGVPSLPMNAPVEVEAIFEVE, from the coding sequence ATGTCTCAGACACCAGAAGAACGCTTGGCTGCCCTTGATATTACATTGCCACAAGCTGCTGCACCGGTTGCAAATTATGTTACAACAGTGCGTACGGGAAACCAATTGATTGTATCAGGTCAGCTTCCACTTGTGGATGGAAAGCTACTCATTGTTGGAAAACTGGGAGCAGAAGTTTCTAATCATGCAGGTGTTGCATGTGCGCGAGCATGTTTGATTAATGTAATTTCTCAAGCAAAATCTGCTTTAGATGGAGATTTAACACGTATTAAAAGAGTCGTTCGGTTAGGTGGTTTTATAGCATGTGTTCCTGAGTTTACCGAACATGCCGTTGTTATGAATGGTGCGTCTGATTTAGCGGTTGATGTTTTTGGAGATGCTGGTCGGCATGCTCGCTCAACGATTGGGGTTCCTAGCTTGCCGATGAATGCCCCTGTGGAAGTTGAAGCTATTTTTGAAGTTGAGTAA
- a CDS encoding alpha/beta fold hydrolase, with product MLLNTIQRGEGPETVVFLHGLFGRARNLGFLQREAASQNFRTIALDLRNHGDSPHGPVTYHNLAQDVFDTLESMNISSFSLVGHSMGGKVAMLMALMSPEKISKILVGDMAPIATHQGHKEMIAQLAQLRFPEQLTKQQALALLEPITGSQAVSELMLQNIALDIPARWHIGFDDIANGIDEIETWPNVKLAPFPNDALFLRGALSPYVQERAHKPIYELFPKAKIQSIENAGHWLHAEKPKEFSEIMMSFLIQK from the coding sequence ATGCTCCTCAATACAATCCAACGTGGCGAAGGGCCCGAAACTGTCGTTTTCCTACATGGCTTATTTGGACGAGCACGAAATCTTGGATTTCTCCAACGAGAAGCAGCATCACAGAACTTTAGAACAATCGCTCTTGACCTCCGCAACCACGGAGATAGCCCTCACGGTCCTGTGACCTACCATAATCTAGCTCAAGATGTTTTTGATACTCTTGAGAGTATGAATATTTCCTCATTCTCTCTTGTGGGTCATTCTATGGGCGGGAAAGTTGCCATGTTAATGGCCTTAATGTCACCTGAAAAAATTTCGAAAATCTTGGTTGGTGATATGGCCCCCATAGCCACCCACCAGGGCCATAAAGAAATGATTGCTCAACTGGCTCAACTGCGCTTCCCGGAACAGCTCACAAAACAACAAGCTTTAGCCCTTTTGGAACCCATTACCGGCAGTCAAGCGGTATCCGAACTTATGTTGCAAAATATTGCGCTTGATATACCCGCAAGGTGGCATATTGGCTTTGATGATATTGCCAACGGAATCGACGAGATTGAAACTTGGCCCAATGTAAAACTGGCTCCCTTTCCAAACGATGCCCTCTTTCTTCGTGGCGCTTTATCCCCCTATGTGCAAGAAAGGGCACATAAACCGATCTATGAATTATTTCCAAAAGCTAAAATTCAATCTATTGAAAATGCTGGACACTGGCTCCATGCAGAAAAGCCCAAAGAATTTTCAGAAATTATGATGTCTTTTTTAATACAAAAGTGA
- a CDS encoding energy transducer TonB, giving the protein MSKIVSKTNQNKIKKEPRLFALPKSKRTKKKYIRNLPHTRQPIQSYEPHNTPIKPAITPLIKKEYVVDPSLTAPLSISTAIHFCFFAFLLIHSSPPPGAPTGVEAPTVEFLADLPPAKSGMTPPHSNDDGENSPATTVQKNTPPPSEQQHSNNQDEAPPSPAVNTPTSPSAPPIQQAPSAELPAAPSTQPVTLGASQAKKHTHSRHTSSHSPRRSDNTNKNPFSHPMDLSFGDNSPPSPHPHHRGRRSGSAGPIDLSVGPLSLNGAINAPYMTRSTVHGISSDYSREIDNWIRHHMYYPEEARRAGEEGPSSVHVVLDRFGKVKSVRLTEQSGSYSLDAATTSIFQGAHLPPIPPDMAGDHFDIDVTISYILIRQ; this is encoded by the coding sequence ATGAGTAAAATCGTATCTAAAACAAACCAAAATAAAATAAAAAAAGAACCACGCCTCTTTGCGTTGCCCAAATCCAAACGCACCAAAAAAAAATATATTCGTAACTTACCTCATACACGGCAACCCATTCAAAGCTATGAACCTCACAACACTCCAATAAAACCCGCCATTACCCCTCTAATTAAAAAAGAATATGTCGTTGATCCCAGCTTAACTGCACCTCTATCTATTTCTACAGCAATTCACTTCTGTTTTTTTGCTTTCTTACTTATCCATTCGTCTCCGCCACCGGGAGCTCCCACAGGGGTAGAGGCTCCTACTGTTGAATTTTTAGCAGACCTCCCTCCCGCTAAAAGCGGCATGACACCACCACATTCCAATGATGATGGCGAAAACTCCCCCGCGACCACAGTGCAAAAAAATACTCCCCCCCCATCCGAACAACAACACTCCAATAACCAAGACGAAGCGCCACCGTCACCAGCCGTTAACACGCCCACTTCTCCCTCTGCTCCCCCCATTCAGCAAGCCCCTTCGGCTGAACTTCCTGCTGCTCCTTCAACCCAACCTGTGACACTGGGAGCCTCTCAAGCCAAGAAACACACTCACTCTCGCCATACTTCGTCTCATTCACCTCGACGTAGCGACAACACCAATAAAAATCCTTTTTCTCACCCTATGGATCTAAGCTTTGGCGATAATTCGCCACCTTCACCACACCCACATCACCGTGGGCGTAGAAGTGGTTCAGCGGGCCCTATAGACCTTTCTGTTGGCCCATTAAGCTTAAATGGTGCCATTAATGCGCCATATATGACCCGTAGCACAGTGCATGGAATTAGTAGTGACTACAGCCGTGAGATTGATAACTGGATACGCCATCATATGTACTATCCAGAAGAAGCCAGACGTGCTGGGGAAGAAGGCCCATCTTCTGTCCACGTTGTTCTTGACCGCTTTGGAAAAGTAAAATCCGTTCGTCTAACAGAACAATCTGGATCTTATTCCTTAGATGCGGCAACAACCAGCATATTCCAAGGTGCTCACCTTCCTCCCATTCCACCAGATATGGCTGGAGATCACTTTGATATTGACGTTACAATCTCCTATATTCTTATTCGTCAATAA
- a CDS encoding glycosyltransferase family 61 protein yields the protein MLLKECTSFSGRRLILENLPPIRHAQDAVFIPRGDGPFWGLFEASGRSVPEALNYTGFPKLHTPLSSLDCPALPDVPTLSDKYDYWYIGEVNLQYGHFLIENLSRLWAIPSYERTRLRIILSYHEEIENIFKYDYFKSIMEALHLTQENFIQIKAPTRFENIKVASAAFEDFSLIYRVYADFVHSIGRYVLPYKVDPQPGRVLYFSKEHLRAGKTRIGNEAELTNILKDKGVGIIFPEQMSFREQIKLWASNPIVAGFSSASLYTSLFFPRRNTVTLSYTENVNVNHVLVDDVNQNNARYLNASPGLEALGAGDGFQMNYRIQNVQKFAEEFLDMVM from the coding sequence ATGTTGTTAAAAGAATGCACCAGTTTTTCTGGGCGTCGATTAATTCTTGAGAATCTCCCTCCTATTCGGCATGCGCAAGACGCTGTTTTTATTCCAAGAGGAGACGGGCCGTTTTGGGGGCTTTTTGAAGCTTCTGGTCGGAGTGTCCCTGAGGCACTGAATTATACTGGTTTTCCCAAGCTTCACACTCCTCTTAGCTCATTGGATTGCCCGGCACTGCCGGATGTTCCAACATTAAGTGATAAGTATGACTATTGGTATATTGGGGAGGTTAATCTTCAGTATGGTCATTTTCTCATCGAAAATTTAAGTCGTCTATGGGCCATTCCCTCTTATGAAAGAACACGTTTAAGAATTATTCTGAGTTATCATGAAGAGATAGAAAACATTTTTAAATATGATTACTTTAAAAGTATTATGGAGGCCTTACACTTAACACAAGAAAACTTCATTCAAATAAAAGCACCTACTCGGTTTGAGAATATAAAGGTAGCATCTGCCGCGTTTGAAGATTTTTCATTGATTTATAGAGTGTATGCAGATTTTGTTCATTCAATAGGGCGATATGTGTTGCCGTATAAAGTTGACCCCCAGCCTGGCAGAGTGTTGTATTTTTCAAAAGAGCATTTGAGGGCTGGTAAAACGAGAATTGGCAATGAAGCAGAACTAACGAATATTTTAAAAGATAAAGGAGTAGGAATTATATTCCCCGAACAAATGAGTTTTAGGGAACAGATTAAACTTTGGGCTTCAAACCCTATTGTCGCGGGCTTTAGTAGCGCCTCTCTTTATACAAGCCTCTTCTTTCCGAGAAGAAATACAGTAACTTTGTCATACACGGAAAATGTGAATGTTAATCATGTGCTGGTTGATGATGTAAACCAGAACAATGCCAGATATTTAAACGCGTCCCCCGGTTTGGAAGCCTTAGGAGCAGGTGACGGTTTTCAAATGAACTATCGGATACAAAACGTTCAAAAATTTGCGGAAGAGTTTTTAGATATGGTGATGTAG
- a CDS encoding ribose-phosphate pyrophosphokinase, with amino-acid sequence MKIVACNSNLPLARAVANELRLPLCKTVVKRFADGEVFVEIQENVRGEDVFVIQSTSMPTNDHLMELLVMLDALRRGSARRITAVMPYFGYARQDRKSGPRTPISAKLVANLLTEAGANRILTMDLHAMQIQGFFDIPTDNLYAAPLFVRDIKARLPDRNLLVVSPDVGGVVRARQLAQRLNVDLAIIDKRRERAGVSEVMNVIGDVSGRYCVLVDDIIDSGGSLCNAANAIMSRGAEGVEAYVTHGVLTGNACERVENSPLNMLTLTDSIAATQNLINTPNIRQITTANLLARAMSAVADESSVSSLFD; translated from the coding sequence ATGAAAATCGTCGCGTGCAACAGCAATCTTCCTTTGGCTCGTGCAGTAGCTAATGAATTGAGACTTCCCCTTTGTAAAACTGTTGTCAAACGATTTGCCGATGGAGAGGTGTTCGTAGAAATTCAAGAGAATGTGCGCGGAGAAGATGTGTTTGTCATTCAAAGCACATCTATGCCCACGAATGACCACTTAATGGAACTCTTGGTCATGCTCGATGCTCTTCGACGAGGATCAGCCCGACGCATTACAGCCGTCATGCCTTATTTTGGATATGCACGTCAGGATCGTAAATCAGGCCCACGTACCCCCATTAGCGCTAAACTTGTTGCTAATCTTTTAACGGAAGCGGGAGCCAACCGCATTCTCACCATGGATTTACACGCTATGCAAATCCAAGGTTTTTTTGATATCCCAACTGATAATTTATACGCAGCCCCTCTTTTTGTCCGTGACATCAAAGCACGTTTACCCGATCGTAATTTATTGGTTGTATCTCCAGATGTTGGAGGGGTTGTTCGCGCACGTCAGCTCGCTCAACGTTTAAATGTGGATCTTGCTATTATTGATAAACGCCGTGAGCGTGCGGGTGTCTCTGAAGTCATGAATGTTATTGGAGATGTTTCAGGCCGTTACTGCGTCCTTGTAGATGATATTATCGATAGTGGTGGCTCTCTTTGCAATGCAGCAAATGCTATTATGAGCCGAGGCGCTGAAGGAGTGGAAGCTTACGTCACTCACGGAGTTCTGACTGGTAATGCTTGTGAGCGTGTGGAAAATAGTCCTCTAAACATGCTGACATTAACAGATAGTATTGCTGCAACTCAAAATTTAATAAACACACCTAACATTCGTCAAATTACCACGGCCAATCTTTTAGCGAGAGCCATGAGCGCCGTCGCAGATGAAAGTTCCGTTTCATCTCTTTTTGACTGA
- a CDS encoding histidine phosphatase family protein, whose translation MSELIQRPFWYLRHGETDWNYQGFSQGRTDVPLNTTGLIQATRAGEIFAKLFENNQRPFDRIITSPLSRALVTAQYTQAAILNSGGPNLPLTIDPDLQEVSFGVQEGQPMGEWYDPWIAGKFTPEGAESFDDLKNRSISALNKELIKGGTPLFVAHGGLFRGIRAAMNLAVNVRLPNASPTYLSFHAGEWSVQNRVA comes from the coding sequence ATGTCCGAATTAATCCAACGCCCTTTTTGGTATCTCAGGCATGGAGAAACAGACTGGAACTATCAAGGCTTTTCTCAAGGCCGCACAGATGTTCCTCTTAATACAACCGGTCTCATTCAAGCTACACGAGCTGGGGAGATTTTTGCCAAGCTCTTTGAAAACAATCAGCGTCCGTTTGATCGGATTATAACCTCTCCTCTCTCACGTGCTTTAGTAACAGCCCAATATACACAAGCCGCTATTTTAAACAGCGGAGGCCCTAACCTCCCTCTTACTATTGATCCAGATTTGCAAGAAGTCAGCTTCGGCGTGCAAGAAGGACAACCTATGGGAGAATGGTATGATCCTTGGATCGCCGGAAAGTTCACCCCTGAAGGAGCAGAAAGTTTTGATGATCTCAAAAACCGTTCTATTTCAGCCTTGAATAAAGAACTCATCAAGGGAGGTACACCCCTCTTTGTTGCCCATGGAGGGTTATTCAGAGGCATTCGAGCTGCTATGAACCTCGCCGTAAATGTGCGCCTACCCAATGCTTCTCCTACCTATTTATCTTTCCATGCAGGAGAGTGGTCGGTACAAAATCGTGTCGCATAA